The genomic region GGAAATGGGCGGCCAGCAGGGCGACGTCGCCGGTCCGTTCGCGCAGGGGGGGCAGCACGAGTTCCAGCACGGCGAGGCGGTAGTAGAGGTCTTCGCGGAAGTCGCCGGTGGCGACTGCGGCGTCGAGGTCGCTGTTGGTGGCGGCGACGAGGCGCAGATCGACGTCCCGGGGTTGGGTCTCGCCCAGGCGGGTGACAACGCCTTCCTGCAGGACGCGCAGGAGTTTGACCTGGACGGCGGCGGGCAGTTCGCCGACCTCGTCGAGGAACAGGGTGCCCCCGGCGGCGGTCTCGAACAGGCCGGCCTTGGCGCGCACGGCGCCGGAGAAGGCGCCGCGGGCGTGGCCGAAGAGTTCGCTCTCCAAAAGCTCCGCCGGCAGGGCGGCGGCGTGGACGGGGACGAAGTCGCCCTCGCGGCCCGAGAGTTCGTGGACGTGGCGGGCCAGGACCTCCTTGCCGGTGCCCGACTCGCCGATCAGCAGTAGGGTGGCCGTCGTCGGCGCCACGCGGCGGGCGGTCGCCAGCGCGGTGCGCCAGGCGGGGGAGTCGCCCAGGGGCCGGACGGCGTCCAGGCGCTCGCGCAGCAGACGGACCTCACCGCGCAGCCGGGAGCGCTCCAGGGCGCGTTCGAGGGTGAACAGCACCACGTCTAGCTCGAAGGGTTTCTCGAGGAAATCCCAGGCGCCGGAGCGCATGGCCTTGACGGCGGAACGCACGTCGCCGTAGGCCGTCAGGATGATCACGGGCAGCTCGGGCTGGTTG from Candidatus Coatesbacteria bacterium harbors:
- a CDS encoding response regulator, which gives rise to MSRAATILVVDDEAALRRGLKKALEADGLEALTAADLAAARAALAERSPDALLLDLKLPDGSGFELLEELRRNQPELPVIILTAYGDVRSAVKAMRSGAWDFLEKPFELDVVLFTLERALERSRLRGEVRLLRERLDAVRPLGDSPAWRTALATARRVAPTTATLLLIGESGTGKEVLARHVHELSGREGDFVPVHAAALPAELLESELFGHARGAFSGAVRAKAGLFETAAGGTLFLDEVGELPAAVQVKLLRVLQEGVVTRLGETQPRDVDLRLVAATNSDLDAAVATGDFREDLYYRLAVLELVLPPLRERTGDVALLAAHFLKRAAAEYDVEPKRLTPAAERLLSAHPWPGNVRELNNLCQRLVLLAPGGEITPADLPHSFQRTDDAATADWPPPPPRSVDLTTAVERLERRLLERALAEADGVAQEAARRLGLGRGAMQYKLKKYGLGN